The region GTCTCGGCTTGGATTCCTGTTTTGCaaaaagatatttcaaagcagcatggtcagtataaacaattacctttgatcccagcAGATAGGATCTGAATTTGTCAAAGGCGTATACCACCGTCAGGAGTTCTTTTTCTATGGTAGCATAGTTCATCTGAGCAGGGTTGAGTACATGGCTTGCATAGTAGATCACATGCGAGAGCTTCTCCTTGCGTTGCCCTAGTACCgccctgtaagaccccaattttgtccctaagatccctcatggcatcatatcatatcatttcattgcctcaaggatcattgtgcaccttgcttccttccctgtgggtgggttatctttttgaaagtgattcttgatcaccaagcatgtttgcatttgtatatcattgctttcctttttaccactaaccaaaagtacaaaaatatgtcatctaacctttgtcttgcagatgaagcaatcaacagtcaaggcaatcaaaggcattcattgagcaatagatggtggtcattcttgatatttggaccccacaatcattcacaagagttcatatgaaccatgatgttattttgaagcaaaatcccaagtggtagaggcttgaattttatcagaacattgccaggtcaactgaagacctagaaagtcaacagccaagtcaactgtggatttggaggtgggaaatgattagaaatactccattcatgttcaaacaagtctcatttgacatttcaaacatcaacattgaagaatttaaagtcaggtcaaaactttccaaaaatagaaagtgacctataatttgaacttgccaaaaatggaaaggttttagcctaacttcaacttcaaattactcatcaagaaagcttcaaatgaaattttgttgaacataaaagttgtagatctttctctcccatttcgaaaaagtccaagatcatctatttctcatgtgtggttaaggagatatgatcaaaacatggcaaagtgtacttgaagattcaaatggccataacttctcaaccaaagctccaaaatggatggctctttttgcatttttctccttttgacctctagtttccaaatcatgcattgcattgcacaaattatattcatatgatcatttggtaattcattgatttttggagggaaaacatgaaatttaaaattggtgcatcgTTAGAACTTTTGGCCATTGCCATTGATTTTAAAATTTGGTTTTAAGTAAAAATAAGggaaattcgtgcactgttcacacatgcatttGGGGGTGAAAACcaaatttgcacttacaccttaAAACTCAATTAATTCCATCTGCATTTGGTTTAAGCTTAATTCATTTTTTCattaatgaacaattcattttttcagatctagatccaaatctctcaaaatttcttcaaaattcttcaaacaagaTCCATTTCTCTTGATCAATTCATATTCCTGAAGCATTCTTGAGCAAGTTTGAATGAGAATTCAAGAGAAACCGTGCCTGTTTTGTTCATAATTGAAGCTTGAAAGCATCCATGGCAAATCCAAAATCCATTGGATTCAAGTGCATTTGAACTTCAATCTCTCCATCAATCACCCATACAAGCTTCATAGAGGAACTTTGAGCCATTGCAAGCTTCGAATCACACGAATTCCAGttgctgctcttcaagaggtcaccattcgaatctcttatttctcaaatttatcatgatattattgtagatctaggtttgctgatcatgctgagctttgaatcatgaattTTAGTGACCTATTGGCTGAGTTATGGTAGATTAAAGAACCATGCATGAAAATTgatttgctcgattctctcttaaCATGTGGATTTATGCTTAGTTATTCATTGATCGTGAATCTCCATGGAATATACTATGTGATGATGTCTTTAATTATGATTTCTGGAGCAATTATTCTTGAGCTCACATGAACAgttactgttcatcttcttcacgaggaagaagatgaagtccTGGCTTTGGCAACGCTTTTGATTCGCTTTTGCAACATAAAACTGTGGCCTGCATGTTTATCCTAGGGTTAGCTTCCCATTGGTCCATTTCGATTGCCATGCTGCGTTCTGATTGGCTCCCTCCTTTGACCGCGCGTGTTGACCAGGCCAGCGAataaatgaaacgcagcgtttcacgCTGCTGGCGCCATTTTTTTAcaaatttaaattaatatttcatttttaatccatttttgtgtcacatgtttatttcatttgtgctcaaacttgcaaaattcatatcaattcgaaaattaatccaaaaattaccaggttttttgcattgtgatcctgattccctctagttttttatcatcatattttcacaagttgtgcttggctgaataatttttggtgctagaatgtttgaacatgtatgcttatttgaccttgccatgcttatacatttgtgaaatgctggtctttgatccaatgattttgaaaattttcatgatgaaactagactcattgcttgccattttggtgttgatttgatttttttatcaattgtcatttctgttttatgatcatgttaagttggtgtgacaatttgtgtcacaccttttgatgttcaacttatgtgatgtgtttgccatgccaaatgatctccaattgtcctgattttttgtgtgatgcatgttatgaatgttgtgaatgagcatgaattttgttggaattatttgaatcacttctgatttaattgagatttttcattctggttgatcatatttgagctttaaaattgccttgaacttcaattgatcatgaaatgcttttggttattgatattgatgtgagaccttttggaatgtttcaagatgtgtttgaagttgattcatgtcaaatttcaagttctgttttggattttttcttcacctttgaccctaggctttgacctagtggtttgcctctcacatttgagctttgatttcaggttgaacatccaagttccatggttaatgatgcttcatcacttgagcattgatgtttacctttgattactaatctttgtgtgttttgtaggttgatgttgactcatttgagtttgacctttggcttacacattgtgtacattgggattgtttgttgcttattgactgttgtttgattgtctgaactttgtactgatttgtttgatgtttccacaggtacataagttgctttaagttcattttgaacttgcttttgcttggttgcttaaccacttaggtataatctctaatcttcatgtagtctggaagacctactgttattggtaggcacctgtctgaagtcctccttaagaggcaatgcttgtgattgtttactttttgtgccaagcaggaaaagtcctcttatgaggcaattggcagataaaagagatgtgtaatccatctcctgctattcagtgtgtcattcactttgctcacaccatgtgttgatgcattgtggatactaacccaagatcttatagagtcaatcatttgtggagaagagttccaactttctgaactcccacacattctattgtttaaagctctcccaggccagggataagagctatgaggcacacccctcatctccatttcatctgcttcaccctaactctcaatgttagggttaagagcataacataccccattccagttggctttaaggcctaaccttgcttgagcctaattgattgtatatagtgtgtgctaattgatttgcttgtctgcttacttgattcatctgtgcatatctgcttatgtgtgtctttgtgcatttatcatcattaattgtacataatttcatgatcattgttcatatctttgtgacatctttgtttgtccattgaggagtcaattgtaagtccatttattggcgGTTGTTTCCCATGATTTGGAAGGAgtttggaactaagaccattcattggcattcctttccttggagtcgagtgtaagaccatctattggcaACTTGCTTCcttttgcttattgcatttgttttgcttgttgtatgtgaggagtcaattgtaagcccatttattggcatttgtttcctatgatcattctttggagattggtgtaagtccattgattggcatctggtatccatgtttgttttgttttaggagattggtgtaagtccattgattagCATCCGGTATCTCGTTGCcttgtttatttgttatttgctctttgcttattccaaaggaatcactttgatcatctacatatgatctcgagaggtgaacatctaagaagttttacatccctcaccttccaccttttgtttctttaaacctccatctttgcatgttaacccaaacttgaaaactttgtgcaaacatcttgacatgatttcaaattagaaacctaggccttaagcctctgatttttccaacctcatttcataatacttcttttgaattgaattctaatcatactttgacaccttttgtgaataatcctaattggttaatttcactcattcaattgttttgtggctttgtccattcttgataagttttcatacattagctataggtttgatttatcctagttggttgatgttaatctcaccttttgtccttagtgattgaattgtaagacttccttgcttattatagggttaacccctcactagcaagttgaagcttttctcacatggtggacttgttgtttgtataaggttgagttttctcccgtggataacgaaagaccttagggcttttgttttaaaatgaattcacccatattttggaaatcttttagccgaactacgaggttttgatcctgtaaaggtacgtaggcaatggttatccatccaaacacaaaaataataacttgtatattcttttctcatcccttcaatccatgtttgcacaataaatatttcataaacaaataacatttcgtacaacaagtgtgaaaagggctccctaggagtccctaggacgttttgggtgcctaacaccttcccattgcgtaattaaccccttacccagatctctgatcttttcattggttttctatgtgtaaaacttcttaggcttttgttcgctttttagccattcccttggataaataaaagtgcggtggcgactcaattctttgtatgctttgcttttgatttaatcaataaatcataaagtgacgaatacaccgctacacgCCCCCACTGCgttatcacttgcatcacacattatctcaaaaggaagagaccaatctggggcaatAACTATGGGTTCTGACACCAGCTCTTTTTTTAAGGTCTCGAAGGCTTTCCTGCAGTCTTTGTCAAATAAGAATGGGGTATCTTTTACCAGCAGACTAGTCAATGGTTTggcaatcttggagaaatcttttatgaacttgcggtagaaacccgcatgtTCTAAGAAGCTTCAGATACCTTTTTCATTTACTGGTGGTGGTAAGTTTtctattacctccacttttgctatATCCACTTCGATACCCTtgttggagatcttgtgtcccaaTACGATTCCTTCCCGaaccatgaagtgacatttttcccaattcaggatcaaatttgtttgctggcatctttctaaAACAAGTGATAGGTTAGTCAAACAgttatcaaatgaagaaccgaacaccgagaagtcatccataaatacttccatatgattttcgagcatgtcagcaaaaatagaagtcatacacctttgaaatGTGGTCGGTGCGTTGCACAAGgcaaatggcattcttctataagcaaaaataccataggggcatgtgaatgtAGTCTTCTCTTGGTCTTCCGGAGCAACTGCAATCTGGTTGTACCCTGAATAGCCGTCTAGGAAACAATATTACCCGTGTCCTgctaacctttccagcatttgatcaatgaatggtaacgggaaGTGATCTTTCCTTGTTGCCAAATTTAGccttctgtaatcgatgcacactctccaacctgtaacagtgcgggttggaatcaactcattctttTTATTCTTTATTACCGTTGTGCCCCCTTTTTTGGGTACCACgtggactggacttacccaagaACTATCGGAGATAGGGTAGATTAGACCTGCATCCAAGAGTTTTACAACCTCTTTGCACACCACTTCTTTCATGGTTGGGTTAAGTCTTCGTTGCGGTTACACTATGGGTTTGTGGTCATCctccattaagatcttgtgcatgcaaacagtagggcttataccttttaagtcttcaattgcccatccgattgcacccttgtatttttttagcacttgaatgagttctgccTCTTGGACGCTCTGTAGACTAGCATTAATGATGGATGGACATTTTTCTTCAgtgtctagaaatacatacttcagatttgttggCAACTGCTTCAAATTCACCCCTTTTTTGGGTTCTTTAGTGACATCGGATGGTGGTGGCCTTAGATCTTCCCATCATtgtggtctagatctaatccattcaggttgtttttccatAAGAGCAAGCACCTCAGATTCTTCTTCATCTTTATTACTTTCAAAAATGGACAAGCTTAAGACCCGGTTTAGAGGTGACTGGGGTCTATGCTGGTTattttcttgagcaattacttggTCGATTATTTCTATAGTGTTGTTTGTGCcgacatcatctttgtattgcatggtattcctcacatctatctttaactcttcatcatagaccttgagggtcatagttccttcctcaatatctatcatacATGGTCCTGTTTCCAAAAagggtcttcccaatatgagagggaTCTCTTCATCCTCCGGCATCTCTAAAATGACGAAGTCGACTGGAaagacaaacttgtcaattttcacaagaacatcttccacaatacCATAGGGTCGCCGAACTGAGCGATCCGCAAACTAAAGGGTCATTCGAGTGTCTTGAACAGAACCGATGCCTAGCTTCTTATAGATGGATAGTGGCATCAAACTTACACTTgctcctaagtcaatcagagccttcttgaattttcgATCACCAATAGTGCAAGGAATAGTAACTGATCCcatgtctttctttttcactggtattttcatgccttggagaaCGACATTGCATGTTTCAGTCAGAATGATCGGTTCAGTATCAGTGGAACGCTTCTTGGAAATTgtgtctttcatgaacttggcatatattggcatttgttccaatGCTTCCGAAAAAGGGATATTGATTTCGAGTTTCTTGAACATTTCCGGAAATTTCTCGAAATTCTTCTCATGttgattcttcttcttctgtCGTGGAGGGTAAGGAAGTTTGATTATGGGTTTAGGAACCTTTTCCTTATCCTGGACAGGAGGTGGTATTGCTTCTTCATCTTGGACttttgtttccttgatttctaaatccacctctATTAATCCATCTTTTTCGATATCATTAACCTCGgttgactttccacttcgggTTGTGACAGCGTTAACAGTGTTATATTCCTGCGGATTTGTTATCGTACCACTAGGTAGGGTTCCAGGGGCTTGAGAGTTGGATGCTAATTGTTGTGCTATCTGTCCCATCTGAACTTCGAGATTTTTGATGGAGGCTGTGGTGTTTTTATGATTAGTCCTTGTCTCTTCTTGAAACTGTATACTATGGGCTGCCAACTTTTTAATAGCAATCTCCCAAtcagcctttttaggtgcctgttattgttgttgttgttgctgatactgagtctgatattaccatgtaccttgttgcggaacattccctttctaatctttccaggagaagtttggatgattcttccaacctgggttgtaggtattagagtagggattattttgcttcaagaatttgatctctttAATTTGTTGGGGGTCGCAAAGCAATAGATtgtgtgatgaggtccattacatATTTCACAAGTACTCGCCTGAGCTGGCTGAACCTGTGttatctgttgagtacctatattcatagctttcaactttttgtctacttcggcagcaacagtgtcttccagacagattttatttgtctctaatttaAGATCAATTACCCTGTCTGGCTGACTGGTACACCTGTCatatagctctagatgctcattagcagctattgcttcaataatcctttTTATACCAATggttgttgagaaatttgttgagccaccggctgctgtatcaatcaactgtttagtctttattttcagcccattaacgaacatctgcatttgttctgtctgatccatattatgagtgggacacgcaactaagatccttttgaatattttgtaagtgtctcccaatgattcaccatccttctgtttgaaattcagaatttcatacctttttctcagga is a window of Lathyrus oleraceus cultivar Zhongwan6 chromosome 6, CAAS_Psat_ZW6_1.0, whole genome shotgun sequence DNA encoding:
- the LOC127095500 gene encoding uncharacterized protein LOC127095500 is translated as MGQIAQQLASNSQAPGTLPSGTITNPQEYNTVNAVTTRSGKSTEVNDIEKDGLIEVDLEIKETKVQDEEAIPPPVQDKEKVPKPIIKLPYPPRQKKKNQHEKNFEKFPEMFKKLEINIPFSEALEQMPIYAKFMKDTISKKRSTDTEPIILTETCNVVLQGMKIPVKKKDMGSVTIPCTIGDRKFKKALIDLGASVSLMPLSIYKKLGIGSVQDTRMTL